The Thaumasiovibrio subtropicus genome window below encodes:
- a CDS encoding flavin reductase family protein yields MNIVLNELETNQIYHLFTQTVTPRPVAWVLTDSGLENYNLAPFSYFTPIASNPPVMMFSVGKKPNGEIKDTIKNAKATEKLVIHIASTEHAKLVTDSAATLEHGESEVTANNIALVPFEGFELPRVKDCAIAFGCSLYEVQEMGETPQSLVFAKVEQVYVDDSICSEDDERLTINAKALNPLSRLGGAQYAAIGEPFSVQRPK; encoded by the coding sequence ATGAATATTGTATTGAATGAACTTGAAACAAATCAGATTTATCATCTCTTTACGCAAACAGTCACGCCGCGACCAGTCGCTTGGGTACTAACAGATTCTGGCTTAGAGAACTACAATCTTGCGCCCTTTTCCTATTTCACCCCTATCGCCAGTAACCCACCTGTTATGATGTTCTCTGTGGGCAAAAAGCCAAACGGCGAAATAAAAGACACAATAAAAAATGCAAAAGCAACAGAAAAATTAGTCATCCATATCGCCTCTACAGAGCATGCAAAACTTGTCACTGACTCTGCTGCGACACTTGAGCATGGTGAATCTGAAGTAACTGCAAACAACATAGCACTTGTCCCCTTTGAAGGCTTCGAACTTCCTAGAGTCAAGGATTGTGCTATCGCTTTTGGGTGTAGTTTGTACGAGGTACAAGAAATGGGCGAAACACCACAATCCCTTGTGTTTGCAAAAGTAGAGCAGGTTTATGTTGATGACTCAATCTGCTCTGAGGACGATGAACGCCTGACAATAAACGCGAAAGCGCTCAACCCGCTATCTCGCCTTGGGGGCGCCCAGTATGCAGCAATAGGCGAACCATTCTCGGTTCAACGCCCCAAATAA
- a CDS encoding VOC family protein: MMRLEATILYVEKIDVSSQFYASLFYQPAQVLSPTFHSFSLGPVSVELKQREAVKPEAILTGGGMELSFEVADQAALLSLYDRWIALDVPMAQEPEKLVFGWTFVAEDPDKHRIRVFAPSPAS, encoded by the coding sequence ATGATGCGATTAGAAGCGACAATTTTGTATGTAGAAAAGATCGATGTGAGTAGCCAATTTTATGCCTCGCTCTTCTATCAACCAGCACAGGTTCTTTCGCCCACCTTCCACAGTTTTTCGTTAGGACCTGTGAGTGTTGAGTTAAAGCAGCGCGAAGCTGTAAAACCTGAGGCAATATTGACGGGAGGAGGGATGGAATTATCTTTTGAAGTCGCCGATCAGGCAGCGTTGCTATCCCTCTATGACCGCTGGATAGCGTTGGACGTGCCTATGGCTCAAGAGCCGGAAAAGCTTGTGTTTGGTTGGACCTTCGTTGCAGAAGATCCCGATAAGCACCGTATTCGCGTTTTTGCTCCAAGCCCTGCCTCTTGA